The following proteins are encoded in a genomic region of Pikeienuella piscinae:
- a CDS encoding MBL fold metallo-hydrolase, producing MISRTSISNGAGSPSVTGFYEADTGSIQYVVADEDTGKVALIDVVKGFDPASASTNEDAAEEILGFVARKGYEVEWILDTHPHADHLMASASLRDRLGAPNAIGAHVEDVAKLWREIYNEPDAFAPERDFNRLFRDGDEFRIGNLPARVIHSPGHTLASITYVVGDAAFVHDTLMQPDFGTARADFPGGSAHELYRTIQTILALPEETRLFIGHDYGTEARKEPAWEATVAEHREKNVHVGGGVGEEEYVKLREKRDAGLGLPDRMLFALQFNLRGGRLPPADSNGSSYFRIPANHF from the coding sequence ATGATCAGCAGAACCAGCATTTCGAACGGCGCAGGCAGCCCGTCAGTCACCGGCTTTTATGAAGCGGACACCGGCAGCATACAGTATGTCGTCGCGGATGAGGACACCGGCAAGGTGGCGCTCATCGACGTGGTGAAAGGCTTCGATCCCGCCTCCGCATCGACGAATGAGGATGCAGCGGAGGAGATTCTCGGCTTTGTCGCCCGGAAGGGCTACGAGGTGGAGTGGATACTCGACACCCACCCCCATGCCGATCATCTCATGGCCTCGGCCTCGCTCCGCGACCGGCTCGGAGCGCCGAACGCGATCGGCGCGCATGTCGAGGATGTCGCGAAACTCTGGCGGGAGATCTACAATGAGCCCGACGCGTTCGCGCCAGAGCGCGACTTCAACCGGCTGTTTCGCGACGGCGACGAGTTCCGGATCGGAAATCTCCCCGCGCGCGTCATCCACTCGCCCGGCCACACCCTTGCGTCGATCACCTATGTCGTCGGCGACGCCGCCTTTGTTCACGACACGTTAATGCAACCGGATTTCGGCACCGCGCGCGCGGATTTTCCAGGCGGCTCCGCGCATGAGCTCTATCGCACGATCCAGACCATTCTCGCGCTGCCGGAGGAGACCCGTCTCTTCATCGGTCATGATTACGGAACCGAGGCGCGCAAGGAGCCGGCCTGGGAGGCGACCGTCGCCGAACATCGCGAAAAGAACGTCCATGTCGGCGGCGGCGTCGGCGAGGAGGAATACGTCAAGCTGCGCGAGAAGCGCGACGCGGGACTCGGGCTTCCCGATCGCATGCTCTTCGCACTGCAATTCAACCTGCGGGGCGGCCGCCTGCCGCCGGCCGACTCAAACGGATCAAGCTATTTCCGTATCCCGGCGAACCATTTCTGA
- a CDS encoding rhodanese-like domain-containing protein, whose translation MADSDLEDWSPEEVKAALDRGEIVLIDVRTPQEFLLERIEGALLAPMADFTATSLPTQTDKRIVLHCGSGVRSKKVGDSCIAAGVAPMAHMAGGFAAWKARKLPYIGTDMATGAPKKVTP comes from the coding sequence ATGGCCGACAGCGACCTTGAAGACTGGAGCCCCGAAGAGGTGAAGGCTGCGCTCGACCGGGGCGAGATCGTTCTGATCGATGTGCGCACGCCGCAGGAATTCCTGCTGGAGCGCATTGAAGGCGCGCTTCTCGCGCCGATGGCGGACTTCACCGCGACGAGTCTTCCGACCCAGACCGACAAGCGCATCGTGCTGCATTGCGGGTCGGGCGTCAGATCGAAAAAAGTCGGCGACAGCTGCATCGCCGCGGGGGTCGCGCCTATGGCGCACATGGCGGGCGGCTTCGCCGCATGGAAGGCGCGCAAACTCCCCTATATCGGGACCGACATGGCGACCGGCGCGCCGAAAAAAGTGACGCCCTGA
- a CDS encoding DUF1330 domain-containing protein — translation MAKGYIIVRVNVTDPEQYAKYRAVSGDAIAAFDGKFIIRAGRSEVIEGEPDGLRLVVIEFPSYEAAVECYHSDVYQAAKKLRDGAGDAQFTVIEGYDP, via the coding sequence ATGGCGAAAGGTTACATCATCGTCCGGGTGAACGTCACCGACCCGGAGCAATACGCGAAGTATCGCGCCGTGAGCGGAGACGCGATCGCCGCATTCGACGGCAAGTTCATCATTCGCGCCGGGCGGAGCGAGGTGATCGAGGGGGAGCCGGACGGACTCCGCCTCGTCGTGATCGAGTTTCCTTCCTACGAAGCCGCCGTCGAATGCTATCATTCGGACGTCTACCAGGCCGCGAAGAAGCTCCGCGATGGCGCCGGCGACGCGCAGTTCACGGTGATCGAGGGTTACGACCCATGA
- a CDS encoding pyridoxal-phosphate-dependent aminotransferase family protein — protein sequence MPLANGRHFLSIPGPSVMPDEVLRAMHRPATNIYEGALIEMTHGIVPDLKRVARTESRAMTFIGNGHAVWEAVIVNTLDAGEKALVLESGRFAVGWGEVAKALGVEIEVLNAPDRGGVDPQMVEDRLRTDTKHEIKAVLVVQIDTASGVWNDIAAIRRAIDAAGHPALYMVDCMASIGCVPYEMDAWGVDVTTAGSQKGLMTPPGLGFAWASQKAWDKTKTLTRGRAHWAWELRAEPEVFYQLFHGTAPVQHLYALRQALDMIFAEGLEAVWARHAAIGRGVRAAVSRWGENGPLELNILDPDACSDSVTTIRTGAIDAQALRACTETKLNVTLGTGLGELQGITFRIGHMGHVNAPMILGTLGSIELALAHMGAPYAPGGVEAAIAAMKDDVA from the coding sequence ATGCCTCTCGCCAACGGTCGCCATTTCCTTTCCATTCCCGGGCCTTCGGTCATGCCCGACGAGGTGCTGCGCGCTATGCACCGGCCGGCGACGAATATCTACGAGGGCGCCCTGATCGAGATGACCCACGGGATCGTCCCCGATCTGAAACGCGTCGCCCGGACCGAAAGCCGCGCGATGACCTTCATCGGCAACGGGCACGCCGTCTGGGAGGCGGTGATCGTCAACACGCTCGATGCGGGCGAAAAGGCGCTGGTGCTCGAGTCCGGCCGTTTCGCCGTCGGTTGGGGCGAAGTGGCGAAGGCGCTCGGCGTCGAGATCGAGGTTCTGAACGCTCCAGACCGCGGGGGCGTCGACCCGCAAATGGTCGAGGATCGGCTTCGCACCGATACGAAACACGAGATCAAGGCCGTGCTGGTTGTACAGATCGACACCGCTTCCGGCGTCTGGAACGACATCGCCGCGATCCGCCGCGCCATCGACGCCGCCGGCCATCCGGCGCTCTACATGGTCGATTGCATGGCCTCGATCGGCTGCGTTCCCTACGAGATGGACGCCTGGGGCGTCGACGTCACCACCGCCGGCTCGCAGAAAGGGCTGATGACCCCGCCGGGGCTGGGCTTCGCCTGGGCGTCGCAGAAAGCCTGGGACAAGACAAAGACGCTGACGCGCGGCCGCGCTCATTGGGCGTGGGAGTTGCGGGCGGAGCCGGAGGTATTCTACCAGCTCTTTCACGGCACCGCGCCGGTCCAGCACCTCTACGCGCTCCGCCAGGCGCTCGACATGATCTTCGCCGAAGGGCTGGAGGCGGTCTGGGCGCGCCACGCCGCCATCGGCCGGGGCGTGCGTGCGGCGGTGTCGCGTTGGGGCGAAAACGGTCCGCTGGAGCTGAATATCCTTGATCCGGACGCCTGTTCGGACTCGGTGACGACGATACGCACCGGCGCGATCGACGCGCAGGCGTTGCGCGCATGCACGGAGACAAAGCTGAACGTGACTCTCGGCACCGGTCTCGGCGAGTTGCAGGGCATCACGTTCCGGATCGGGCATATGGGTCACGTGAACGCGCCGATGATCCTCGGCACGCTCGGCTCCATCGAACTCGCGCTCGCCCATATGGGCGCGCCCTACGCGCCCGGCGGCGTCGAGGCGGCGATCGCGGCGATGAAGGACGACGTGGCCTAG
- the ndk gene encoding nucleoside-diphosphate kinase: protein MAIQRTFSIIKPDATARNLTGAINAKFEEAGLRIVAQKRIHLTKAQAGEFYKVHEARPFYDELCSFMSSAPIVAQVLEGEDAIAKNREVMGATNPAEAAEGTIRKEFALSIGENSVHGSDAPETAAVEIAYFFSGLELVG from the coding sequence ATGGCGATCCAGCGCACTTTCTCCATCATCAAGCCGGACGCGACGGCGCGCAACCTCACCGGTGCGATCAACGCGAAATTCGAGGAAGCGGGCCTGCGCATCGTCGCGCAGAAACGCATCCACCTGACCAAGGCCCAGGCCGGCGAATTTTACAAGGTGCACGAGGCGCGCCCGTTCTATGACGAACTCTGCTCGTTCATGTCCTCCGCGCCGATCGTCGCACAGGTGCTTGAGGGCGAGGACGCGATCGCGAAGAACCGCGAAGTGATGGGCGCGACGAACCCGGCGGAAGCGGCCGAAGGCACCATCCGTAAGGAATTCGCGCTTTCGATCGGCGAGAATTCCGTCCATGGCTCCGACGCGCCGGAGACGGCGGCGGTCGAGATCGCCTATTTCTTTTCGGGGCTCGAACTCGTCGGCTGA
- a CDS encoding SDR family oxidoreductase, whose product MSERAVVVIGAGDATGGAVARRFAREDYIACPVRRSEEALAPLIADIEAAGGRAHPFGCDARVESEVVALFETIEREVAPIEVCVFNIGANARFPFLELEEKKFRKIWEMAAYAGYLTCRQAALRMAARGQGTILVTGASASVKGYANGAAFASAKFALRGMTQAMARELGPLGVHVAHVVIDGAIDTAFIRDMFPERYALKADDGILNPDSIAETYWMLHNQPRDAWTLEMDIRPWREEF is encoded by the coding sequence ATGAGCGAACGGGCTGTGGTGGTCATCGGGGCGGGCGACGCGACCGGCGGCGCCGTCGCCAGGCGTTTCGCGCGCGAAGACTACATCGCCTGTCCGGTGCGGCGCAGCGAGGAAGCGCTGGCGCCGCTCATCGCCGACATCGAGGCCGCCGGCGGGCGCGCCCACCCCTTCGGTTGCGACGCGCGCGTCGAATCGGAGGTCGTCGCGCTTTTCGAGACCATCGAGCGCGAGGTCGCGCCGATCGAGGTCTGCGTCTTCAACATCGGCGCCAACGCCCGCTTTCCCTTCCTCGAACTGGAGGAAAAGAAATTCCGCAAGATCTGGGAGATGGCGGCCTATGCCGGCTATCTGACCTGCCGGCAGGCGGCGCTGCGGATGGCGGCGCGCGGCCAGGGGACGATTCTCGTCACCGGCGCTTCGGCCAGCGTCAAAGGCTACGCCAACGGCGCCGCATTCGCCTCCGCCAAGTTCGCGCTCCGCGGCATGACTCAGGCGATGGCGCGCGAGCTTGGACCACTGGGCGTTCATGTCGCGCATGTGGTGATTGACGGCGCGATCGACACCGCCTTCATTCGCGACATGTTTCCCGAACGCTATGCGCTGAAGGCCGACGATGGCATCCTGAACCCCGATAGCATCGCGGAAACCTACTGGATGCTGCACAATCAGCCAC
- a CDS encoding VOC family protein has product MKPGAILEAALYADDLDAAEAFYGGVLGLERILRAGNRHVFYRCGGVILLIFNPDKTEEPGSGPLPVPAHGARGPGHLCFSATATEIDAWRAALEAANVAIEADFRWPNRARSIYFRDPAGNSLEFAERALWFEDADPQDC; this is encoded by the coding sequence ATGAAACCGGGCGCCATCCTTGAAGCCGCGCTCTACGCCGACGACCTCGACGCGGCGGAGGCGTTCTATGGCGGCGTTCTGGGGCTGGAGCGCATTCTTCGGGCCGGGAATCGCCACGTCTTCTATCGCTGCGGCGGCGTGATCCTCCTGATCTTCAATCCAGACAAGACTGAAGAGCCGGGTTCCGGCCCGCTCCCGGTCCCCGCCCATGGCGCGCGCGGGCCGGGGCATCTCTGCTTCAGCGCGACGGCGACGGAGATTGACGCATGGCGCGCGGCGCTCGAAGCGGCGAATGTCGCGATCGAAGCGGATTTCAGATGGCCGAACCGGGCGCGGTCGATCTATTTTCGCGACCCGGCCGGCAATTCTCTGGAATTCGCCGAGCGAGCGCTCTGGTTTGAAGACGCGGATCCGCAAGACTGCTGA
- a CDS encoding protein-L-isoaspartate O-methyltransferase family protein produces the protein MSDFAKSRVAMVDRQVRPSDVTSYPIIEAMLKIPRERYAPAALRAVAYADAPLALGPGREMLDPRTFAKMLDGADIGPDDLVLDLAPGYGYSTAVIARMAAAVIAIEPSSEMAAAATEILNAEEVDNAIVSEGEPAAGDPAHGPYDAIFINGAVGGTPKSLLSQLKEGGKIVAIEMEGANGKAVAYIRNGDQLYSRPLFNATAPVLPGFEVAEEFAL, from the coding sequence ATGAGCGATTTCGCGAAATCCCGCGTCGCGATGGTCGACCGGCAGGTCCGACCTTCCGACGTCACCAGTTATCCGATCATTGAAGCGATGCTGAAAATTCCGCGTGAGCGTTATGCGCCGGCCGCGCTTCGCGCCGTCGCCTACGCCGATGCGCCGCTGGCTCTCGGGCCGGGACGGGAGATGCTGGACCCGCGCACGTTCGCGAAGATGCTGGATGGCGCCGATATCGGGCCGGACGATCTGGTGCTCGATCTCGCGCCGGGCTACGGCTATTCCACCGCCGTCATCGCGCGGATGGCGGCGGCGGTGATCGCGATCGAGCCGTCGTCCGAGATGGCCGCAGCCGCGACCGAGATCCTGAACGCCGAGGAGGTCGATAACGCCATTGTGAGCGAGGGCGAGCCGGCTGCGGGCGATCCGGCGCACGGACCATACGACGCGATTTTCATCAACGGCGCGGTCGGGGGGACGCCGAAGTCGCTGCTTTCGCAACTGAAAGAGGGCGGAAAGATCGTTGCGATCGAGATGGAAGGCGCGAATGGGAAGGCGGTCGCCTATATCCGCAACGGCGATCAACTCTACTCTCGACCGCTCTTCAACGCGACAGCGCCCGTGCTGCCGGGGTTCGAGGTGGCCGAGGAATTCGCCCTCTAG
- a CDS encoding DinB family protein, which produces MKAHFEMFAAYNAWANRRLYAAAAGLPEAARNAPAGAFFGSLHATLNHLLVADRIWMRRFTGEGETHERLDEVPFDGFAALREARGAMDARIENYVTGLSEAGIAADFSYVRVTAPEPITQKLAPALAHFFNHQTHHRGQCHQMLTAAGATAPPLDLLFFQREAA; this is translated from the coding sequence GTGAAAGCGCATTTCGAGATGTTCGCGGCCTATAACGCTTGGGCGAACAGACGGCTTTACGCTGCGGCGGCCGGATTGCCCGAGGCCGCGCGCAACGCCCCCGCCGGCGCGTTTTTCGGCTCGCTCCACGCGACGCTGAACCATCTCCTTGTCGCGGACCGGATCTGGATGCGCCGATTTACCGGCGAAGGCGAGACGCATGAGCGGCTGGACGAGGTCCCGTTCGACGGGTTCGCGGCGCTCCGCGAAGCGCGCGGGGCGATGGATGCGCGTATCGAAAACTACGTCACCGGACTTTCCGAAGCCGGCATCGCGGCGGATTTCTCCTATGTCCGGGTGACGGCGCCGGAGCCGATCACCCAGAAGCTGGCCCCAGCGCTGGCGCATTTCTTCAACCATCAGACCCATCACCGCGGCCAGTGCCATCAGATGCTGACCGCGGCGGGCGCGACCGCGCCGCCGCTCGATCTGCTGTTCTTTCAACGCGAGGCGGCATGA
- a CDS encoding TolC family outer membrane protein has translation MEQAFATAYATNPTLIAARAGVKAVDEGVPSARAGMLPNVNATATVGASYTEINGSTPADSNQPRSVSLNAAQVLYDGGRTWNSVDAAVSGVDAARSRLIDTEQNVLLQVVTSYMNVRRDQQFVALGRNNVRVISEQLRAANDRFAVGEVTRTDVSQASARLAQSRASLAAREGNLAQSFQSYARVVGAPPGDLSAPPPYPPLPATLAEAVAEALDRHPAVRAARYDEEQSRSDIATAQGALLPTVALTGSVSYGENLSASFSNGQSTATVQLRASIPLYQSGAAYSDIRRAQAVQSQRVSQIHEITRAVQENVENAWTSLMTARITIQAGREQVEASQLAYEGVTEEAKLGARTTLDVLDAEQELLNARTNLVASERDEYVAAYSVLAAMGRLTVSGLGVDVAIYDPNVNYADVNDRRFGFDADELTEWRSPIAP, from the coding sequence TTGGAGCAGGCGTTCGCGACGGCTTACGCAACCAATCCGACGCTGATTGCGGCGCGCGCCGGCGTGAAGGCGGTGGACGAAGGCGTGCCGAGCGCCCGCGCCGGCATGCTGCCGAATGTCAACGCGACGGCGACGGTCGGGGCCAGCTATACCGAGATCAACGGATCGACTCCCGCCGACAGCAATCAGCCGCGCTCTGTCTCGTTGAACGCGGCGCAGGTTCTTTACGATGGCGGGCGAACCTGGAATTCCGTGGACGCGGCGGTTTCCGGAGTAGACGCCGCCCGCTCGCGGTTGATCGATACGGAACAGAACGTGCTTTTGCAGGTCGTCACCAGCTACATGAATGTGCGCCGTGACCAGCAATTCGTCGCGCTGGGGCGGAATAATGTTCGCGTCATCAGCGAGCAACTCCGCGCCGCCAACGACCGTTTCGCTGTCGGTGAGGTCACGCGGACCGACGTGAGCCAGGCGAGCGCGCGCCTCGCCCAGTCGCGCGCCTCGCTCGCAGCGCGTGAAGGAAATCTCGCGCAGTCCTTTCAGTCCTATGCGCGCGTTGTCGGCGCGCCCCCGGGCGATCTGTCGGCGCCGCCGCCGTATCCGCCCCTGCCAGCGACGCTGGCGGAGGCCGTCGCGGAAGCGCTGGATCGCCATCCCGCCGTGCGCGCCGCACGCTATGACGAGGAACAGTCCCGCAGCGACATCGCGACCGCCCAGGGCGCGCTTCTGCCGACGGTCGCGCTTACCGGGTCCGTCAGTTATGGCGAGAATTTGAGCGCCAGTTTCTCCAATGGTCAGAGCACGGCGACCGTGCAGCTTCGGGCTTCGATCCCGCTTTATCAGAGCGGCGCGGCCTATTCCGACATTCGCCGCGCGCAGGCGGTGCAGAGCCAGCGCGTTTCGCAGATTCATGAGATCACGCGCGCCGTTCAGGAAAACGTGGAGAACGCCTGGACCAGTCTGATGACCGCGCGGATCACCATTCAGGCCGGGCGCGAACAGGTCGAGGCCTCCCAACTCGCCTATGAGGGCGTCACCGAGGAGGCGAAGCTCGGCGCGCGCACCACTCTCGACGTGCTCGACGCGGAGCAGGAATTGCTGAACGCGCGGACCAACCTCGTCGCTTCCGAGCGAGACGAATATGTCGCGGCTTATTCTGTCCTTGCGGCGATGGGCCGGCTTACGGTGAGCGGCCTTGGTGTCGATGTCGCGATCTACGATCCGAACGTGAATTACGCCGATGTGAATGACAGGCGTTTCGGATTCGACGCGGACGAATTGACGGAGTGGAGATCTCCGATCGCCCCCTGA